TGGGTTGTTGATTGGCCATTATTTGAATACGATGAAGGTTTTGGTCGTTGGATTGCAGCACATCATCCATTCACCCGTCCAAACGATAGTGATATTGATTTATTGGAAACTGATCCGCATAAAGCACATGCGCAATCATATGATATTATCTTAAACGGTTATGAATTAGGTGGCGGTTCACTTCGTATCTACCAACGTGATATCCAAGAAAGAATGTTCAAAGCACTTGGTATCAGTCCTGAAACTTACGAAGAACAATTTGGTCACTTATTAAGTGCCATGGACTTCGGTTTCCCACCACATGGTGGTTTCGCGATTGGCCTTGATCGTTTCGCAATGCTACTTGCCGGCCGTGATAATATTCGCGACGTGATTGCCTTCCCTAAAAACTCACATGCTTCAGAACCAATGACGAATGCTCCTAGTCGTGTTGCACCAGCACAATTAGATGAACTTGGCTTAGAAGTTGAACCAGAAGTTGAAAAAGATTAATAAAATACTAAACAAAAAGGACTTCCCAAATGGGGAGTCCTTTTTTGTGAGCATATTAATCGCTAATTGTGTGCATCCGACTATAATAATAACCACGAAGGAGTGATGGATAATGAGCGATGATTTACGACAACAATTAACACCGGAACAATATGCGGTGACACAGGAGAATGCAACTGAGATGCCATTTAGTGGTGAGTACGACCAATTTGATCAACCAGGCATCTATGTTGATGTTGTTAGTCATGAGCCGCTATTTAGTTCCTTAGATAAATATGACGCTGGGTGTGGTTGGCCTTCATTTACGCGCCCCATTGTTAAATTAAATGAAAAACGGGACCAATCACACGGAATGGAACGCGTTGAAGTTCGTAGTCAGAATGCTGATTCGCATTTAGGCCATGTCTTTACGGACGGTCCGCAAGAACAAGGTGGTCTGCGGTATTGTATCAATTCAGCAGCCTTGAAGTTTATTCCTAAAGATGATTTAAAAGCTGCAGGGTATGGCGAGTATCTTACCTTATTTGAAAAGGAGGGTCAATAATGGCAACTGAGACAGCAATTTTTGCAGGTGGGTGTTTCTGGTGTATGGTGCATCCGTTCGATCAACAACCAGGGATTCTTAAAGTGGTTTCTGGTTACACTGGTGGCCATGTCGCTAACCCAACCTATGAACAAGTTTGTTCACATACAACGGGGCATACCGAAGCAGTTGAAATTACGTTTGATCCCGCAGTGATTTCGTACGCTGAATTGGTCGAAATTTATTGGCGCCAAACAGATCCAACAGACGCCATGGGCCAATTCCAAGACCGCGGCGACAGTTATCGTCCAGTAATCTTTGTTAATTCAGCGCAACAACGGGCAATTGCGGAAGCATCCAAGGAAAAATTGATTGCCAGTGGTCGATTTGATGAGCCGATTGTGACACAAATCGAAGCAGCTAAACCCTTTTATCCTGCTGAAGAATATCATCAAGACTTCTATAAAAAGGAACCTTGGCGAGCAGAATTAGGAGAAGTCAAGCGAAAAGCCTTTATTCGAGAAAAATGGTCGGATTAATTCTAAAATAGCCTTTAGTATTAAGGGTTTGTGTGCTAGAATGGAAGACATTAAAACGAATGATAGGTGATTATTAAGTGGACGATCTAGCGCGAAAACATCAGAACATGGCCAAAGTTTCGGCGGCTATCTTATATGGGATTTGTGTATCAATTGCATTGAACTTTTTCTGGGAAGAAGGCGGCGTATACGCCTCGGGCATTACCGGGTTCGCGCAATTTATTCACACCGTGACGGCAAAGTTTATGCCGTTTCTACCATTTCCATTATCGACTTCTTTGATGTTATTCTTGCTAAACGTACCACTTTTTGTTTTAGCTTGGTTTAAAATTGGGCATCACTTTACAATTTACACGTTTATTGCTGTTATTTTCTCCAGTTTGATGGTTCAAATTATGCCGTTG
This DNA window, taken from Latilactobacillus sakei, encodes the following:
- the msrB gene encoding peptide-methionine (R)-S-oxide reductase, producing the protein MSDDLRQQLTPEQYAVTQENATEMPFSGEYDQFDQPGIYVDVVSHEPLFSSLDKYDAGCGWPSFTRPIVKLNEKRDQSHGMERVEVRSQNADSHLGHVFTDGPQEQGGLRYCINSAALKFIPKDDLKAAGYGEYLTLFEKEGQ
- the msrA gene encoding peptide-methionine (S)-S-oxide reductase, which codes for MATETAIFAGGCFWCMVHPFDQQPGILKVVSGYTGGHVANPTYEQVCSHTTGHTEAVEITFDPAVISYAELVEIYWRQTDPTDAMGQFQDRGDSYRPVIFVNSAQQRAIAEASKEKLIASGRFDEPIVTQIEAAKPFYPAEEYHQDFYKKEPWRAELGEVKRKAFIREKWSD